Proteins found in one Elgaria multicarinata webbii isolate HBS135686 ecotype San Diego chromosome 12, rElgMul1.1.pri, whole genome shotgun sequence genomic segment:
- the TMEM25 gene encoding transmembrane protein 25: protein MRREQAPEGSAPRARHARRSTKALGRRRPRPSAAALSPKGGAPGPGARARLAARAGPPPQRIQAGIPQRPAEAAAGSPEPLGAAARQPGRGRPERAARPGREAQPLKAAPRAPRLPGRPSGMAPRSPPPWRLPLLLLLLPPPPPLEARLPAPGEQGPAGRARRPGAGAPPVLPAAGLPAGAAEPAATIDGRALSVSSLQEAESRAFTCLAAAPSLAWYLNGERQETNDSSRLLATAGGGGGAFEENSSSTFVVTARRLDRQLNCSATDPATGRVASASVLLNVQFKPEIVKMDAHYEESREPGLLLVLFVLVQANPPANITWVDQDGQVMVNTSAFLIVDTKTYPWLTNHTVQVQLSSLAQNFSFSAANAVGISNASLPSPGLLDTRIELPLLALVVASAVALGTLLSLGALISCVLYRKGKKAAGIPPPAPLPPSDSNNLKPTTARLPRAIMSLPSNLQLNDLTPESKVNVRPDGPPAEREEEALPEPENHLALAGRGLSPFPMVGYIYRASSMSSDEIWL from the exons ATGCGTCGCGAACAAGCCCCGGAAGGCTCAGCACCGAGAGCCCGGCATGCGCGGCGCTCCACCAAGGCGCTGGGCCGGAGGAGGCCCCGGCCCAGCGCCGCTGCGCTCTCCCCGAAAGGCGGCGCGCCTGGGCCGGGAGCGCGCGCGCGCCTGGCTGCTCGCGCTGGGCCTCCCCCCCAAAGAATCCAGGCCGGGATTCCGCAGCGGCCGGCGGAGGCGGCGGCCGGCTCGCCCGAGCCGCTCGGTGCCGCAGCGCGGCAGCCCGGACGGGGGCGGCCTGAGCGAGCAGCCCGGCCGGGGCGCGAGGCGCAGCCCCTGAAGGCCGCGCCAAGGGCACCGCGTCTCCCCGGCCGGCCCAGCGGCATGGCGCCCCGAAGCCCGCCGCCCTGgcggctgccgctgctgctgctgctgctgccgccgccgccccccctcgAAGCGCGGCTCCCGGCGCCAGGTGAGCAGGGGCCGGCGGGGAGGGCGCGGCGTCCCGGGGCCGGGGCGCCGCCCGTGCTGCCTGCGGCTGGGCTCCCGGCAGGCGCGGCGGAGCCCGCGGCCACGATCGACGGGCGGGCGCTGTCGGTCAGCAGCCTGCAGGAGGCCGAGAGCCGCGCCTTCACGTGCCTGGCGGCGGCGCCCAGCCTGGCCTGGTACCTCAACGGGGAGCGGCAGGAGACCAACGACTCCAGCAGGCTGCTGGCCACggctggtggcggcggcggcgccttcgaggagaacagcagcagcaccttcgTGGTGACGGCACGGCGCCTGGACCGCCAGCTCAACTGCTCGGCCACCGACCCGGCCACGGGCCGCGTCGCCAGCGCCTCGGTCCTGCTCAACGTGCAGT TTAAGCCCGAAATCGTGAAGATGGATGCCCATTACGAGGAGTCGAGGGAGCCGGGCCTCCTGCTGGTGCTGTTTGTGCTTGTCCAGGCCAACCCTCCTGCCAACATCACCTGGGTGGACCAGGATGGGCAGGTGATGGTGAACACCTCCGCCTTCCTCATAGTGGACACCAAGACCTACCCCTGGCTCACCAACCACACCGTGCAGGTGCAGCTCAGCAGCCTGGCCCAGAACTTCTCCTTCAGCGCTGCCAATGCCGTGGGCATCAGCAACGCCTCCCTTCCGTCGCCCG GTCTCCTGGACACCCGCATCGAGCTGCCCCTCCTGGCACTGGTGGTGGCGAGTGCTGTGGCCCTGGGGACTCTCCTGTCCCTCGGTGCCCTCATCAGCTGTGTGCTCTACCGGAAGGGCAAGAAGGCAGCAG GAATTCCTCCACCAGCACCACTGCCTCCAAG TGACTCCAACAACCTAAAGCCGACAACAGCCCGGCTGCCACGGGCCATTATGTCCCTCCCGTCCAATCTACAGCTCAATGACCTCACACCTGAGTCCAAAG TCAATGTCAGGCCAGATGGCCCTCCAGCAGAGCGGGAAGAAGAGGCCCTCCCAGAGCCGGAAAACCACCTGGCCCTTGCAGGTAGAG GTCTCAGCCCGTTCCCGATGGTTGGATACATTTACAGAGCATCCAGCATGAGCAGCGACGAGATCTGGCTGTGA
- the IFT46 gene encoding intraflagellar transport protein 46 homolog isoform X2: METERPRPARLGPDRDMAGAPPPPPPPPPPETGLQTQIVENQPYDESLDVNETEDVASLYAPSPPQPGPRPVRAHRKSLAENSSEDDDDDEAILKEKKGAQLGAQRRFSGNEVEDEDDDSSETDSDDDDDDDEHGAPLEGAYNSADYDYLPVSLEVKELFQYIRRYSSQMIDLEHKLKPFIPDFIPAVGDIDAFLKVPRPDGKPDNLGLLVLDEPSTRQSDPTVLSLWLTENSKQHNVAQVKVKSLENAEKNPKAIDSWIESISELHRCKAPATVHYARPMPDIDTLMQEWSPEFEELLGKVGLPTADIDCSLAEYTDMVCAILDIPVYKGHIQPLHTLFSLYSEFKNSQHFKALAEGKAAARPSSNPPSQARETDLLSFT; encoded by the exons ATGGAGACGGAGCGCCCGAGGCCTGCCCGTCTTGGCCCCGACCGTGACATGGCcggagcgccgccgccgccgccgccgccgccgccacccgagaCCGGGCTGCAG ACGCAGATCGTGGAGAACCAGCCTTACGACGAGAGCCTGGACGTCAACGAGACGGAGGACGTGGCCAGCCTCTACGCGCCCAGCCCGCCGCAGccag GCCCGCGGCCCGTGCGCGCCCACCGCAAGAGCCTGGCCGAGAACAGCAgcgaggacgacgacgacgacgaggcgATCCTGAAG GAGAAGAAGGGCGCCCAACTGGGGGCCCAGCGGCGATTCAGCGGGAACGAAGTGGAGGACGAGGACGACGATTCCTCGGAAACAGACtctgacgacgacgacgacgacgatgaacACGGCGCTCCTCTGGAGGG GGCGTACAACTCAGCAGATTACGACTACCTGCCGGTCTCCCTGGAGGTGAAAGAGCTTTTCCAGTACATCCGgag GTATTCCTCGCAGATGATCGACCTGGAGCACAAGCTGAAGCCTTTCATTCCAGACTTCATTCCCGCGGTTGGAGACATTGATGCCTTCTTAAAG GTGCCGCGCCCCGACGGGAAGCCGGACAACCTGGGCTTGTTGGTGTTGGACGAGCCGTCGACCCGGCAGTCGGATCCCACGGTGCTCTCCCTCTGGCTGACGGAAAACTCCAAGCAGCACAACGTGGCT CAGGTGAAAGTGAAGAGCCTGGAGAATGCCGAGAAGAACCCCAAAGCCATCGACAGCTGGATCGAGAGCATCAGCGAGCTCCACCGCTGCAAGGCCCCCGCCACCGTCCACTATGCCAG GCCCATGCCTGACATCGACACCCTGATGCAGGAGTGGTCCCCAGAGTTTGAAGAGTTACTGGGAAAG GTGGGTCTCCCCACTGCTGACATCGACTGCAGCCTGGCTGAATACACGGACATGGTCTGTG ctatTCTGGACATTCCCGTCTACAAGGGCCACATCCAGCCCTTGCACACCCTCTTCTCGCTATACTCTGAATTCAAAAACTCACAG CATTTCAAGGCCCTGGCTGAGGGCAAGGCGGCTGCAAGGCCTTCCTCCAACCCCCCCTCGCAGGCCAGGGAGACGGACCTCCTGAGCTTCACCTGA
- the TTC36 gene encoding tetratricopeptide repeat protein 36: MATANDRAVLRSLLHPNAPFGDLSPEPEPEPRASREEQGGAFAPELLEQARQLEIQGVAAAEAGDLPGALESFGRAIQLLPGRASAYNNRAQALRLQGEVAGALEDLEVVLRLSQGGGHVACQAFVQRGLIRRLRGQDEEARRDFEQAARLGSSFARRQLVLLNPYAALCNQMLAEVMKTLRGPAEGPRPRGEEPR; the protein is encoded by the exons ATGGCCACAGCCAACGACCGCGCCGTCTTGCGAAGCCTCCTGCACCCCAACGCGCCCTTCGGGGACCTCTCGCCCGAGCCCGAGCCGGAGCCGCGCGCGAGCCGCGAGGAGCAAG GAGGCGCCTTCGCCCCGGAGCTGCTGGAGCAAGCCCGGCAGCTGGAGATCCAGGGCGTCGCCGCCGCGGAAGCGGGAGACCTGCCGGGGGCCTTGGAGAGCTTCGGCCGAGCCATCCAGCTGCTGCCCGGGCGAGCCTCAGCCTACAACAACCGGGCCCAAGCGCTCCGCCTGCAGGGCGAGGTCGCGG GAGCCCTGGAGGACCTGGAGGTGGTGCTGAGGCTGAGCCAGGGGGGTGGCCACGTGGCCTGCCAGGCCTTTGTGCAGCGCGGGCTGATCCGGCGTCTGCGAGGGCAGGACGAGGAGGCGCGCAGGGACTTCGAGCAAGCAGCCCGTCTGGGCAGTTCCTTCGCTCGCCGGCAGCTGGTCCTCCTGAACCCCTACGCGGCCCTCTGCAACCAGATGCTGGCTGAAGTGATGAAGACGCTGCGTGGCCCGGCCGAAGGGCCTCGGCCCAGGGGAGAGGAGCCTCGCTGA
- the IFT46 gene encoding intraflagellar transport protein 46 homolog isoform X1 — translation METERPRPARLGPDRDMAGAPPPPPPPPPPETGLQTQIVENQPYDESLDVNETEDVASLYAPSPPQPGPRPVRAHRKSLAENSSEDDDDDEAILKEKKGAQLGAQRRFSGNEVEDEDDDSSETDSDDDDDDDEHGAPLEGAYNSADYDYLPVSLEVKELFQYIRRYSSQMIDLEHKLKPFIPDFIPAVGDIDAFLKVPRPDGKPDNLGLLVLDEPSTRQSDPTVLSLWLTENSKQHNVAQQVKVKSLENAEKNPKAIDSWIESISELHRCKAPATVHYARPMPDIDTLMQEWSPEFEELLGKVGLPTADIDCSLAEYTDMVCAILDIPVYKGHIQPLHTLFSLYSEFKNSQHFKALAEGKAAARPSSNPPSQARETDLLSFT, via the exons ATGGAGACGGAGCGCCCGAGGCCTGCCCGTCTTGGCCCCGACCGTGACATGGCcggagcgccgccgccgccgccgccgccgccgccacccgagaCCGGGCTGCAG ACGCAGATCGTGGAGAACCAGCCTTACGACGAGAGCCTGGACGTCAACGAGACGGAGGACGTGGCCAGCCTCTACGCGCCCAGCCCGCCGCAGccag GCCCGCGGCCCGTGCGCGCCCACCGCAAGAGCCTGGCCGAGAACAGCAgcgaggacgacgacgacgacgaggcgATCCTGAAG GAGAAGAAGGGCGCCCAACTGGGGGCCCAGCGGCGATTCAGCGGGAACGAAGTGGAGGACGAGGACGACGATTCCTCGGAAACAGACtctgacgacgacgacgacgacgatgaacACGGCGCTCCTCTGGAGGG GGCGTACAACTCAGCAGATTACGACTACCTGCCGGTCTCCCTGGAGGTGAAAGAGCTTTTCCAGTACATCCGgag GTATTCCTCGCAGATGATCGACCTGGAGCACAAGCTGAAGCCTTTCATTCCAGACTTCATTCCCGCGGTTGGAGACATTGATGCCTTCTTAAAG GTGCCGCGCCCCGACGGGAAGCCGGACAACCTGGGCTTGTTGGTGTTGGACGAGCCGTCGACCCGGCAGTCGGATCCCACGGTGCTCTCCCTCTGGCTGACGGAAAACTCCAAGCAGCACAACGTGGCT CAGCAGGTGAAAGTGAAGAGCCTGGAGAATGCCGAGAAGAACCCCAAAGCCATCGACAGCTGGATCGAGAGCATCAGCGAGCTCCACCGCTGCAAGGCCCCCGCCACCGTCCACTATGCCAG GCCCATGCCTGACATCGACACCCTGATGCAGGAGTGGTCCCCAGAGTTTGAAGAGTTACTGGGAAAG GTGGGTCTCCCCACTGCTGACATCGACTGCAGCCTGGCTGAATACACGGACATGGTCTGTG ctatTCTGGACATTCCCGTCTACAAGGGCCACATCCAGCCCTTGCACACCCTCTTCTCGCTATACTCTGAATTCAAAAACTCACAG CATTTCAAGGCCCTGGCTGAGGGCAAGGCGGCTGCAAGGCCTTCCTCCAACCCCCCCTCGCAGGCCAGGGAGACGGACCTCCTGAGCTTCACCTGA
- the ARCN1 gene encoding coatomer subunit delta, which translates to MVLLAAAVCTKAGKAIVSRQFVEMTRTRIEGLLAAFPKLMNTGKQHTFVETESVRYVYQPMEKLYMVLITTKNSNILEDLETLRLFSRVIPEYCRALEENEISEHCFDLIFAFDEIVALGYRENVNLAQIRTFTEMDSHEEKVFRAVRETQEREAKAEMRRKAKELQQARRDAERRGTKAPGFGGFGSSAVSGGTTAAMITETIIETEKPKVTPLPTRPSGSNKALKLGAKGKEVDNFVDKLKSEGENIVSSSAGKRSSDAATILAPPINMESVHMKIEEKISLTCGRDGGLQNMELHGMIMLRVLEEKFARIRIHIENEDKKGVQLQTHPNVDKKLFTSESLIGLKNPEKSFPINSDVGVLKWRLQTTEESFIPLTINCWPSESGSGCDVNIEYELQEEGLELNDVAIAIPLPPGVGAPVIGEIDGEYRHDSRRNLLEWCLPVIDAKNKSGSLEFSIAGQPNDFFPVHVSFVSKKNYCNIQVIKVTQVDGNSPVRFSTETTFLVDKYEIL; encoded by the exons atg GTGCTCTTGGCTGCTGCCGTCTGCACAAAAGCCGGGAAGGCGATTGTCTCACGCCAGTTTGTGGAGATGACCCGGACTCGTATTGAGGGGCtcctggcagccttccccaagctcatGAACACTGGGAAGCAGCACACGTTTGTGGAGACGGAGAGCGTGCGGTATGTCTACCAGCCAATGGAGaagctgtacatggtgctgatcaCCACCAAAAACAGCAACATCCTGGAGGACCTTGAAACTCTCCGGCTCTTCTCTCGAGTG ATCCCTGAGTACTGTAGAGCACTGGAAGAGAATGAAATCTCTGAACATTGCTTTGATCTAATATTCGCCTTTGATGAGATTGTTGCACTTGGCTACCGGGAGAACGTCAACCTGGCCCAGATCCGCACTTTTACAGAGATGGACTCTCACGAGGAGAAAGTCTTCAGAGCTGTCCGTGAG ACACAAGAGCGTGAGGCCAAGGCTGAGATGCGCCGGAAAGCCAAGGAGCTGCAGCAAGCGCGCAGGGATGCTGAGCGCCGGGGCACCAAAGCACCGGGCTTCGGTGGCTTTGGCAGCTCAGCTGTGTCGGGAGGAACCACGGCTGCCATGATCACTGAAACCATCATTGAGACCGAGAAGCCCAAAGTGACTCCATTACCAACCAG GCCGTCTGGTTCAAACAAGGCACTCAAACTTGGCGCAAAGGGGAAAGAAGTGGACAATTTTGTGGATAAGCTAAAGTCTGAAGGAGAAAATATTGTTTCCTCTTCTGCCGGCAAGCGTTCCTCGGATGCCGCCACCATTCTCGCTCCGCCCATTAACATGGAGAG CGTGCACATGAAGATAGAGGAGAAGATCTCGCTGACCTGTGGCCGGGACGGGGGGCTGCAGAACATGGAGCTGCATGGCATGATCATGCTGCGCGTCTTGGAGGAAAAGTTTGCCCGGATCCGCATCCACATCGAGAACGAGGACAAGAAGGGGGTGCAGCTCCAG ACTCACCCCAATGTTGATAAGAAGCTTTTTACATCGGAGTCTCTGATTGGCCTGAAGAATCCAGAGAAGTCTTTTCCCATCAATAGCGATGTGGGTGTGCTGAAATGGCGGCTGCAGACTACAGAGGAATCTTTCATTCCATTGACAA TTAATTGCTGGCCGTCGGAGAGCGGCAGCGGCTGTGATGTCAACATCGAGTACGAGCTGCAGGAGGAGGGCCTAGAGTTAAATGACGTGGCGATCGCCATCCCCTTGCC GCCTGGCGTGGGGGCTCCCGTGATCGGGGAGATCGATGGGGAATATCGCCACGACAGCCGGAGAAACCTCCTGGAGTGGTGCTTGCCTGTGATCGATGCCAAAAACAAGAGcggcagcctggagttcagcattGCCGGGCAGCCGAACGACTTCTTCCCCGTCCATGTCTCCTTCGTGTCCAAGAAGAACTATTGCAACATCCAG